A single window of Nyctibius grandis isolate bNycGra1 chromosome Z, bNycGra1.pri, whole genome shotgun sequence DNA harbors:
- the CDK7 gene encoding cyclin-dependent kinase 7 isoform X3, whose amino-acid sequence MLLDAFGHKSNISLVFDFMETDLEVIIKDTSIVLTQSHIKAYMLMTLQGLEYLHQHWILHRDLKPNNLLLDENGVLKLADFGLAKSFGSPNRVYTHQVVTRWYRAPELLFGARMYGVGVDMWAVGCILAELLLRVPFLPGDSDLDQLTRIFETLGTPTEEQWPGVTSLPDYVTFKPFPGMPLQHIFSAAGDDLLDLLQGLFTFNPCTRVTATQALKQKYFSNRPGPTPGNQLPRPNCPAEVVKEQQNALLNLKRKRTEGIDQGLPKKLVF is encoded by the exons GTTATTATAAAGGATACTAGTATTGTGTTGACACAATCTCACATCAAGGCATATATGCTGATGACACTTCAAGGATTAGAATATTTACATCAGCACTGGATTCTACACAGG GATCTTAAGCCAAATAATTTGTTGTTAGATGAAAATGGTGTTTTAAAATTGGCCGACTTTGGCTTGGCAAAATCTTTTGGAAGCCCAAATAGAGTTTATACACACCAGGTAGTAACAAG gtggTACCGAGCCCCAGAACTATTGTTTGGTGCTAGAATGTATGGTGTTGGTGTTGATATGTGGGCTGTTGGTTGTATTTTAGCTGAATTGCTCCTCAGG GTTCCTTTTTTGCCTGGAGACTCTGATCTTGACCAGCTGACAAGGATATTTGAAACACTGGGCACTCCAACAGAGGAACAGTGGCCT gGGGTGACAAGTCTTCCAGATTATGTCACATTTAAGCCTTTCCCTGGAATGCCACTTCAACATATCTTCAGTGCAGCTGGCGATGATCTGCTCGATCTTCTGCAAGGCTTATTCACATTTAATCCTTGCACTAGGGTTACAGCTACTCAG GCATTGAAACAGAAGTATTTCAGTAACCGACCTGGACCCACTCCAGGAAATCAGCTCCCAAGACCCAACTGTCCTGCAGAAGTTGTAAAGGAGCAACAAAATgcacttttaaatttaaaaaggaaaagaacagaaggaatAGATCAAG GTTTACCAAAAAAACTGGTTTTTTGA
- the CDK7 gene encoding cyclin-dependent kinase 7 isoform X4 — protein METDLEVIIKDTSIVLTQSHIKAYMLMTLQGLEYLHQHWILHRDLKPNNLLLDENGVLKLADFGLAKSFGSPNRVYTHQVVTRWYRAPELLFGARMYGVGVDMWAVGCILAELLLRVPFLPGDSDLDQLTRIFETLGTPTEEQWPGVTSLPDYVTFKPFPGMPLQHIFSAAGDDLLDLLQGLFTFNPCTRVTATQALKQKYFSNRPGPTPGNQLPRPNCPAEVVKEQQNALLNLKRKRTEGIDQGLPKKLVF, from the exons GTTATTATAAAGGATACTAGTATTGTGTTGACACAATCTCACATCAAGGCATATATGCTGATGACACTTCAAGGATTAGAATATTTACATCAGCACTGGATTCTACACAGG GATCTTAAGCCAAATAATTTGTTGTTAGATGAAAATGGTGTTTTAAAATTGGCCGACTTTGGCTTGGCAAAATCTTTTGGAAGCCCAAATAGAGTTTATACACACCAGGTAGTAACAAG gtggTACCGAGCCCCAGAACTATTGTTTGGTGCTAGAATGTATGGTGTTGGTGTTGATATGTGGGCTGTTGGTTGTATTTTAGCTGAATTGCTCCTCAGG GTTCCTTTTTTGCCTGGAGACTCTGATCTTGACCAGCTGACAAGGATATTTGAAACACTGGGCACTCCAACAGAGGAACAGTGGCCT gGGGTGACAAGTCTTCCAGATTATGTCACATTTAAGCCTTTCCCTGGAATGCCACTTCAACATATCTTCAGTGCAGCTGGCGATGATCTGCTCGATCTTCTGCAAGGCTTATTCACATTTAATCCTTGCACTAGGGTTACAGCTACTCAG GCATTGAAACAGAAGTATTTCAGTAACCGACCTGGACCCACTCCAGGAAATCAGCTCCCAAGACCCAACTGTCCTGCAGAAGTTGTAAAGGAGCAACAAAATgcacttttaaatttaaaaaggaaaagaacagaaggaatAGATCAAG GTTTACCAAAAAAACTGGTTTTTTGA